From a region of the Rathayibacter sp. VKM Ac-2804 genome:
- a CDS encoding MetQ/NlpA family ABC transporter substrate-binding protein produces the protein MSTENHGPEKSSPEKSGPEKSGPENLGFELKKKRRWPWIAGAAVVVVGVGAVVAVPLLSPAVSANEQEGATLYVATAEGNASEQALVDFVAEEVAPRYGITVAFKGLSDSNTINRAVSEGEVAATVYQHKLWLGQVLEANPDFEEEAATPVFRWGFGLWSDKYADVSEIPDGGTISLYSDPANEAQGLWLLQSAGLITLKEGTEPGTATQDDIASNPKNLQFTLLDFAAQSRALPDLDAAVGYTEYYLAADIPIEKQIFAPQAPDDFAGQLTIGSKYKDTANIEKLVAAFQDPAVQEFLATDETVKGILLPIEG, from the coding sequence ATGTCCACTGAGAACCACGGCCCTGAGAAGTCCAGCCCCGAGAAGTCCGGTCCCGAGAAGTCCGGCCCCGAGAACCTCGGCTTCGAGCTGAAGAAGAAGCGCCGCTGGCCCTGGATCGCCGGAGCCGCGGTGGTCGTCGTCGGTGTCGGCGCGGTCGTCGCCGTGCCGCTGCTCTCGCCCGCCGTCTCGGCGAACGAGCAGGAGGGCGCGACCCTCTACGTCGCGACGGCCGAGGGCAACGCCTCGGAGCAGGCGCTCGTGGACTTCGTGGCGGAGGAGGTGGCGCCGCGCTACGGCATCACGGTCGCCTTCAAGGGCCTCTCGGACAGCAACACGATCAACCGCGCCGTCAGCGAGGGCGAGGTCGCCGCGACGGTCTACCAGCACAAGCTCTGGCTCGGCCAGGTGCTCGAGGCCAACCCCGACTTCGAGGAGGAGGCGGCGACCCCCGTCTTCCGCTGGGGCTTCGGCCTCTGGAGCGACAAGTACGCCGACGTCTCCGAGATCCCCGACGGCGGCACGATCTCGCTCTACTCCGACCCGGCGAACGAGGCCCAGGGCCTCTGGCTGCTGCAGTCGGCCGGCCTGATCACGCTGAAGGAGGGCACGGAGCCCGGCACCGCGACCCAGGACGACATCGCCTCGAACCCGAAGAACCTGCAGTTCACCCTGCTCGACTTCGCCGCCCAGTCCCGCGCCCTGCCCGACCTCGACGCGGCCGTCGGCTACACCGAGTACTACCTCGCCGCCGACATCCCGATCGAGAAGCAGATCTTCGCGCCCCAGGCCCCTGATGACTTCGCCGGCCAGCTCACCATCGGCTCGAAGTACAAGGACACCGCCAACATCGAGAAGCTCGTCGCCGCCTTCCAGGACCCGGCCGTGCAGGAGTTCCTCGCCACCGACGAGACGGTGAAGGGCATCCTGCTGCCGATCGAGGGCTGA
- a CDS encoding methionine ABC transporter permease, with amino-acid sequence MSALVSLPALGPLHLDNKVPLADIPALVLPALGETLIMVGIVMLIVVLVGVPLGAAVHNLAPGGLFENRAAHQSLSWIISIGRSLPFLILMASIMPFTRLITGTNIGIAAAVVPMSIAGIAFFTRIVENALRSVPLALTRVARASGASRLQVIRSAQLSEAVPQILGGLTINTIAMIEYSAIAGTIGAGGIGYVAVTYGYQRFDTTVMLATIVLLVATVAVVQLTGDALVRATTPSASRSRRAPRTAVAV; translated from the coding sequence ATGAGCGCGCTCGTCTCCTTGCCGGCCCTCGGCCCGCTGCACCTCGACAACAAGGTCCCGCTCGCCGACATCCCTGCGCTCGTGCTGCCCGCGCTCGGCGAGACGCTGATCATGGTCGGCATCGTGATGCTGATCGTCGTGCTCGTCGGCGTCCCGCTCGGCGCCGCGGTGCACAACCTCGCTCCGGGCGGCCTGTTCGAGAACCGCGCCGCGCACCAGAGCCTCAGCTGGATCATCAGCATCGGCCGGTCGCTGCCGTTCCTCATCCTGATGGCCTCGATCATGCCGTTCACCCGGCTGATCACCGGCACCAACATCGGCATCGCGGCCGCCGTGGTGCCGATGTCGATCGCCGGCATCGCCTTCTTCACCCGCATCGTCGAGAACGCGCTGCGCAGCGTGCCGCTCGCGCTGACCCGGGTCGCCCGCGCCTCCGGAGCGTCGCGGCTGCAGGTGATCCGCTCGGCGCAGCTCAGCGAGGCGGTGCCGCAGATCCTCGGCGGCCTCACCATCAACACCATCGCGATGATCGAGTACTCCGCCATCGCCGGCACGATCGGCGCGGGCGGCATCGGCTACGTCGCCGTCACATACGGCTACCAGCGCTTCGACACCACCGTGATGCTCGCGACCATCGTCCTCCTCGTCGCGACCGTCGCCGTCGTGCAGCTCACCGGCGACGCCCTGGTCCGCGCGACCACGCCGAGCGCCTCCCGGTCCCGGCGGGCACCGCGCACCGCCGTCGCCGTGTAG
- a CDS encoding ATP-binding cassette domain-containing protein, with the protein MIRLEQLTKVYGQGADAVTVLDRLDFSVGTGEIFAVVGPSGAGKSTLAACVNLLERPTSGTVVVNGDALSQLSERELRVARRRIGTVFQSDGLFSRRTAEQNVALPLEYLGVTAAETKRRVAELLERVGLGDRARYYPHQLSGGQRQRVGIARALALRPSVLLSDEATSGLDPASTTAITTLLKELRDDLGLSILFITHEMETVRQVADSVARLDHGRIVESGRLVDLLRDASSPLGRALNPVRPSALPGAGLDEWVVGYARDGVPADWVTRLSDAVGPVALLGAAIETVDGRAVGHATIGLGRVEEHRLAQAADALGLSVRRGAVRSDALVEEAAA; encoded by the coding sequence CCGCCTCGAGCAGCTCACCAAGGTCTACGGGCAGGGCGCCGACGCCGTGACCGTGCTCGACCGCCTCGACTTCTCGGTCGGCACCGGCGAGATCTTCGCCGTCGTCGGGCCGAGCGGCGCCGGCAAGAGCACCCTCGCCGCCTGCGTCAACCTGCTCGAGCGGCCCACCTCCGGCACCGTCGTCGTCAACGGTGACGCGCTCTCGCAGCTGTCGGAGCGGGAGCTGCGGGTCGCCCGCCGTCGCATCGGCACGGTCTTCCAGTCCGACGGCCTGTTCAGCCGCCGCACCGCGGAGCAGAACGTCGCGCTCCCGCTCGAGTACCTCGGCGTGACCGCGGCCGAGACGAAGCGCCGCGTCGCCGAGCTGCTCGAGCGCGTGGGCCTCGGCGACCGCGCCCGCTATTACCCGCACCAGCTCTCCGGCGGCCAGCGCCAGCGCGTCGGGATCGCCCGCGCGCTCGCGCTGCGCCCCTCCGTCCTGCTCTCCGACGAGGCGACCTCGGGCCTCGATCCCGCCTCGACCACCGCGATCACCACGCTCCTGAAGGAGCTGCGCGACGACCTCGGCCTGTCGATCCTCTTCATCACGCACGAGATGGAGACGGTCCGCCAGGTCGCCGACTCCGTCGCGCGCCTCGATCACGGCCGCATCGTGGAGTCGGGCCGCCTCGTCGACCTGCTGCGCGACGCGTCCTCGCCCCTCGGCCGCGCGCTGAACCCGGTGCGCCCGTCGGCGCTGCCGGGCGCCGGACTCGACGAGTGGGTCGTCGGCTACGCCCGCGACGGAGTTCCGGCCGACTGGGTGACGCGGCTGTCCGACGCCGTCGGGCCGGTCGCGCTGCTCGGCGCGGCGATCGAGACGGTCGACGGACGGGCCGTCGGGCACGCGACGATCGGCCTCGGAAGGGTCGAGGAGCACCGGCTCGCGCAGGCCGCCGACGCTCTCGGGCTGTCGGTGCGGCGGGGCGCGGTCCGGTCGGACGCGCTCGTCGAGGAGGCGGCGGCATGA